Proteins found in one Saccharopolyspora phatthalungensis genomic segment:
- a CDS encoding helix-turn-helix domain-containing protein — MNDSLCGPCARAAGFRKPIPEGFYEDADLRAALANYDFGAVFAAVRQQTGLSQLQLADLLGLSQSRVSAVPSRHLRGAAAGPVPRFGRSPT; from the coding sequence GTGAATGACTCGTTGTGCGGACCCTGCGCCCGCGCCGCCGGGTTCCGCAAGCCGATCCCGGAGGGCTTTTACGAGGACGCGGACCTGCGCGCCGCGTTGGCAAACTACGACTTCGGTGCGGTATTCGCCGCCGTGCGGCAGCAGACAGGTCTGTCGCAACTCCAGCTCGCCGACCTGCTCGGCTTGTCCCAATCCCGGGTCTCCGCTGTGCCCAGCCGACACCTTCGGGGTGCAGCGGCGGGACCCGTCCCCCGGTTCGGCCGGTCCCCTACATAG